A genomic segment from Amphiura filiformis chromosome 10, Afil_fr2py, whole genome shotgun sequence encodes:
- the LOC140161804 gene encoding uncharacterized protein, whose amino-acid sequence MFYYKGRDNDSNSGVGFLGNKNIKDKIISYRNSGDRIAQIIIQHTERYRLQIIQVYAPTTNHDEEEVIELYEEVYKLIEEEKTHFKIVMGDFNAQVGKKDDEKETSVGNFGYKKTNERGDLLVDFAEANKLKIGNTFFKKKESRKWTWKSPNGLHKNEIDYILCDRQQTLLDISVLNKFSTGSDHRLVRCIATFNIRKERRKKKKKKKVIDLNKLQEEKYIFEVELKNRFEGLEVEESVENMYEDISDAVATKAHEVAGSKRKGNTDKLSQETKDLLSRRRDMAAQEKHNTPEYRELCKSARKKMKTDIRNFNTEHVRREIENNRSVKKAKRSLVIGKNQIIQMKEEDGTIINDRDRIIKRAEEFYQDLYDSKTPVPDVNLVPEHEEEDILDVGADEVEAALKSMNIGKSPGPDDIVAEMLKCGGDTVIQALAKLVTKCLRTNTIPSMITNRLTTQLDENQPAEQAGFRSNFSTIDHLQAVNQLVEKSREYQLPLCLAFVDYEKAFDSVETNAVIQALKNQGINKIYIKTIQEIYTNATATLTLHKDSKPIFIRRGVRQGDTMSPKLFVATLEEIFKRLNWADKGINVNGKKLNHLTFADDIVIISGDVAELEEMLTDLSNESRKVWLK is encoded by the exons ATGTTCTATTATAAAGGCAGGGATAATGACAGCAACAGTGGAGTGGGCTTCTTGGGGAACAAGAACATCAAGGACAAAATCATAAGTTACAGGAATTCAGGGGATAGAATAGCTCAGATTATCATCCAACATACAGAAAGATACAGACTTCAGATAATTCAGGTGTATGCACCAACAACCAACCATGATGAGGAAGAAGTGATTGAGTTATATGAGGAAGTATACAAACTCATTGAAGAGGAAAAGACACACTTTAAAATTGTTATGGGAGACTTTAACGCTCAAGTTGGGAAAAAAGATGATGAAAAAGAAACATCAGTTGGAAACTTTGGATACAAGAAGACAAATGAACGAGGGGATCTTTTAGTGGATTTCGCAGAGGCAAATAAACTAAAAATAGGAAATACTttcttcaaaaagaaagaaagccgCAAGTGGACCTGGAAAAGCCCAAATGGTCTTCACAAGAATGAAATCGACTATATTCTGTGTGACAGACAACAAACTTTGCTAGATATCTCAGTACTCAACAAATTTTCGACAGGAAGTGATCACAGATTGGTTAGATGTATAGCAACCTTCAATATCCGTAAAGAaaggaggaaaaaaaaaaaaaaaaaaaaggtaattgATTTAAACAAGTTACAGGAGGAGAAATACATCTTCGAAGTAGAACTGAAAAACAGATTTGAAGGATTGGAAGTAGaagaaagtgttgaaaacatgtacGAAGACATTAGTGATGCAGTAGCTACAAAGGCACATGAGGTGGCTGGTTCCAAAAGAAAAGGGAATACAGACAAGCTTAGTCAAGAAACCAAAGATCTACTAAGCAGAAGAAGGGACATGGCAGCACAAGAAAAACACAATACACCAGAATATAGAGAACTATGCAAATCAgcaagaaagaagatgaaaactGACATTCGCAATTTCAATACAGAGCACGTCAGAAGAGAAATAGAAAATAACAGGAGTGTAAAAAAGGCCAAAAGAAGCTTAGTCATAGGGAAAAATCAAATCATTCAAATGAAGGAAGAAGATGGTACCATCATCAATGACAGAGATAGAATAATCAAAAGAGCAGAAGAATTTTACCAAGACTTATATGACAGCAAAACCCCAGTACCTGATGTAAATCTGGTCCCAGAACATGAAGAGGAAGATATCCTTGATGTGGGAGCAGATGAGGTTGAAGCAGCTTTGAAGTCAATGAATATTGGAAAATCTCCAGGGCCAGATGATATCGTGGCAGAAATGCTAAAGTGTGGAGGGGACACAGTCATCCAAGCATTGGCAAAACTCGTTACGAAATGTCTAAGAACCAACACCATACCATCAA TGATCACAAACAGATTGACCACTCAACTGGACGAAAATCAACCTGCAGAACAAGCTGGATTCAGGAGCAATTTCTCCACAATTGACCACTTACAGGCAGTAAATCAACTTGTTGAAAAGTCTAGGGAATACCAGCTGCCCTTATGCCTTGCTTTTGTGGATTAtgaaaaagcttttgattcggtggaaACAAATGCAGTCATCCAAGCACTCAAAAACCAAGGCATAAACAAAATCTACATAAAGACCATACAGGAAATATATACCAATGCCACAGCTACACTAACACTTCATAAGGACAGTAAACCAATTTTCATCAGAAGGGGAGTTCGTCAAGGAGATACCATGTCACCCAAGCTGTTTGTGGCAACCCTAGAAGAAATCTTCAAAAGATTGAACTGGGCTGATAAAGGCATCAATGTAAATGGAAAGAAATTAAACCATCTAACGTTTGCAGATGACATTGTAATCATATCTGGAGATGTAGCCGAGTTGGAAGAAATGTTAACTGATTTGAGCAATGAGAGTAGGAAAGTGTGGCTAAAATGA